The segment GTGCTCTGGCACCAAAAATTCAAGATGAAATATAATTGTATCAAGTTTCTTATCAACAAAGGGCCATTATTTGTAATGGTAAGTGAGACAAGGCATAAACGCCGGAGGAAGACGTAATGTCAGCTTTTAGTGCATAAGGTTATTAAGTGTTTAAGGTTATaaagttttgttgttgttatttgttttgatgtttgtttggtttttttaatgactgcttTCTAGGGAATACAGATTGGAACTGACACAAAGCTGACCAGGGGTAAAGTAATAGAGCAGGcaggctgaaaagaaaaatgacaaataattATCATGATTAATACAGGAAAGTTCAGTGCAAAAATGGGCACCAGAGTATTTCTATGGTGCAGTGAAAGACAACTGTGATATATAAATAGACAAGGACTATAAATATTGAATTTCACcttgtattttaaagtttaataGACTCATCTAAATATCAAAACCTGTAGTGTTCTGTGGGCCACTGCAGATTTGACATCTGCAGTAATatcaaaagagagaaggaaaaaaaccacacacaccaGGACATCTCCCAAACCGTAGCCTGGAAAACTGGGAGGACTTCTCTAGGCAGTTCTTTAGCTCTCCCAGCTAATTATAGTGCTTTACACCGAGCCGCTCTTGAGATAAGTGcaactgttttcttccctaGCACCGGTGAGTGATACTCCAGGGCTTAAATAAACATCCCCCAGCGCAATAATCGGCTCAGGAGGCAGAGAGAGCAGCACGAAACGCTGCGTGCAGACCATTGTGTAAACACCGTGTGTCTTCCCAAACAATGCAGGAGCCCGTCAGCGCGTCGCAGAGGAGGAAGCTGCTTGTAAATAGTAGCTAAAAGTGTCATACCCTTGCAGCATGAGGGTCGCAGAAGGAATAAGGGAGTGTTTCTATAACAGAAACCCAGTGGCTAAGTTATTAATATTCCAAGAAGGGTGACGGTATTAGCATTTCAGGTGAGGAAAGAATAGGCACtttcttacacacacacacccgaAAAATCAATACAGAATTCAAACCCGATTATTAACGTCATTTGATTCCCCTTCTTTATAACTCTCTCCTGGCTTACAGATCCTGAGCTGTAGGGGTAATTTGCAAGTACTGTATCCGATATCTTTTATTTGCAAACATTCTAAAGCGCCATAAAATGCCACTCGTTGTAGTCTAACTCAATCCAGGAACTAGTATTTTCATCTGTAAATTAAAGCAATTACGCAGCAGATATTATATTATGTGTACTGTGGTCTCCAGATAGTCATCAATCACCCTCAATCGAGCTGTCAGTGTGGGCAGATTCGTTTCTGGGAGGCAGTCTTCCAGctggggagaagaagagaacATCATCATTAATTAGAGTGTGACCCTGGGGCTATTCACATGTCTGAACCCAGGAATCTCTCTGAGCAAGTCTGCACACCACGAAGCAGCGTTCAACCGCACCATCAGCCGAGCTTCAGCCTCGGAGCTGAACTCCTCCGCTTCCTCCACCCTCCCGGTCCCTGCCCGCTCGCcctgcccaggctgctgctggccGTCGGAGGGCTGTCGGCTGGAGGTGGCGGCCCTGGGCGACCTCAGCCGgccagcagccccagcatcTCCCTCCGACACCGCTACCGCCGGGCGGCAGCACGGAGCCGACCCACCTCCGAGGGCCACATCCAGCCTCCCAGAGGGTAGGGGTTCTAGTGGCAGCCGTGGGTTGGAGAGAAGGGAGTGATGGAGATGAGATAATGGAGATGAGACTCCTTCCCAGGCCCCCCTTCAGTCCGTGGTCCCGCCGTAGACCGGGGGAAACAACTAAACGCCGAGAAAAACGTGTTTGTTCTTGGGTGCGAAATAGTACTTGGCACGTTGAAGTTATACCCCTCTACCCCCATTCCCCTTCCAAGCTGTGTGCACCTCGGAGCACAGACAGGCTGGATACGGCCTCGAAAGGCTGACTTTTCCAGAAGAGGTTTGCCGTGGGATCGAAGTCGGTTTAACGTTAAAAGTCACGTCCTTTCAATCTTTCCCCGGAATACGCTTGTGGGGTTTTCTACCTGTAATCACATGTCTGGAAGAAAAGCCGAAAAGGAAAGCAAGGTTTCATGTCATGTGCTTTATTGTCAGCGTTAGCGCTAATTTTAACTGTTGATTAAATCTTAAATGAAGACTCAGTCGTGTGTCCCTTCATATGTCTTGTTTGTAATTGAGACTAATTATTACTGTGGGGtgggaagaagcagctgctcattaattaatttctaattaaaaatgcttaCCAGCCCTTCAGTGACGAAGGAGGGTGGGGGGAAATCTTAGCTGATACAACATTGATCcttcagattaaaaccattcatttccttcccttccccgcAGAAATATACAGAAATGTTGCAAGCAGGCGTAACCGCTGCTGGAAAGCCTTCCAAAGTTTTGCTTCTGTTAAGCAAGACTGAGAGGGATGCTGGAGAGTCTGTTTTCCAAGCCAGGGGAAAGGTTCCCGAAAATTGATGTTAAACTTAGGGGCAGGTTAATTTGAATAGGTTTTGCGTGACGTCAGAGACTCTTCTCTTTTAGAACAACGTGCTTCTGAAGTGATGTATTTCTAtcacttttcttctccctccccctttcatttttctgtgggTGCAAAGTATGCCGTCACGTTTTTCAGCCTCGGAGCCCACACgtctcaaatatttctgtttagtAGATATAGAGGGGAAGGTGCTAAAATCACTATAcaccctcctccctcccttctgttaaaaaaaagaaaaaaaaaaaaaagaagaaaaaaagaaagaaagtttaaGATTTCAcgtaaataaattaaatgtggTCTTCTGCTTCGTCCTATAAGCATCTAGGGACCTGTGGTTACCAATCAATTGGTAcaacagcagagccaggctgcaATAGCGTGCAGATCAGACGTCTCGCCTTGTTTCTAGATAACTGGGAGCCTCTGTACCATGTCATATCCTCAGTTTGGCTACCCTTACTCCTCTGCACCCCAGGTAAGACTTTTTGCCTACCAGCCTTGATTGATTGAATTTCAGTCCGTATTGATTACCGCCGCCCGGGGCTCAGAGCGGGCAGGGATGCTTTCTAGCGTGCGGAGAGCTGGAAATCGGTTGCTCGCTCCGCATCTTTCCAAGATGCTCAAGTTAGATCTCGCGCACGTAATTTAAAATAGGAAGGAACATGTGGGATTTAGAGTGTTTGGGGATGATATCGATGCGGGGGGGGGGATTACGGAGGTAAGGGAGGTGAGAAGGTCCCCAAACCCCACCCCCAACCTCCCGCTCTTCCCAggcccccccttttcccccaagcgcttgttttctctttcccgATTAAATTCACAGTATACCAATTTAAACACGAAAGAACTAAGGTCCGGACAGTGGAAACATCATGGGATAGTTTAAACAAGCAGGTTAATAACAGATGTGTGAGTGGCTGCTACCCATCCGTAgtcaaaataaatatgcatgagtgatttagaaaaaaaggtttaaaaacgCAGATGGGAAGCATTGTGCTGCAAGAGGAGAAAACCGGTGCAAAGCCAGTCTTGTGAAAACACGCCAGAAAAGTTAAGTTTTTGAAtgcaaagggctggagcaacgTGTTACGGAGGATTAAACGCCCGCAGTCACGGGgcatttgtttgttgttgttgtgggGTCGTTAAAAACTGGTAAAATACTTGCACCTCCGCTTTCCTCCATAGCCTTTCCACCTCGATTGTAGAAtgcgggaggggagggaggaggatgaCACCCCAAACCCGAGACCTGATGGAAGACAAACACAAACTTGGTTAGAGCGCGGGAAGTTtccctcgccccccccccccccccccccgccctcaGCGCCTCTCTCTTGCCCTCCAGTTCCTGATGAGCACCAACTCCCTGACGACCTGCTGCGAGTCCAGCGGCCGGACTCTGGCCGATTCGGGGGCTGCCGCGTCCGCCCAGACCCCCGTGTACTGCCCGGTGTACGAGAGCCGCCTCCTCGCCACCGCCCGGCACGAACTCAACTCCGCGGCCGCCCTGGGGGTCTACGGCAGCCCCTACGCCGGGCCCCAGGGCTATGGAAACTACGTGACCTACGGCACCGAGGCGCCCGCCTTCTATTCCTTGGTAAGCCGCTGCCTCCCGTCCCCCGGCGCTGCTCCGAGCCCGGACCCCTCCGCCATGGGGGGATGCTCCTCCGCCTCCTCCCGGGGCATCCCCCGCTTTCGGCGACAGGAGCTCCAGTCCCGCCGTTCATTAAATATTCAAGCCCGGCACGGTTCTCACGGTAACGCAATTAAAAGTCGCGCCTGACGAGGTGGCGGCCGAGTGCAGTTTGGGGCACTTCACACTCCCACCCCAGCTCGCTAAAAGCGATGGGCTTTTCCTGCCCagtcttccccccccccccttttccttccccccccttttccttccccccccccttttccttccccccccttttccttcccccccttttcccccctttccccccctttcccccccttttcccccccttttccccctttttcccccttttttttcccttttcctttttttctttttcctttcccccccctccttttttccttttttttttttccctggcacCGGAGCAGCTGGAGTCTATGTCTCCAttgatctctctctctgttttggCAAGGGGCCTCTGGGAAGGTCCGgagcgcacacacacacaccccccagccccctgcaccccaaagaCCAGAGGGTGCGGGGCACGGGCTGTCCCTGCGGCGGGGACTGAGGGCGGCGGCCCGGTGTCTCTTTGCAGAACAGTTTGGAGGCGAAGGACGGGAGCGGCTCTGCGCATGCGGGCATCGCCCCGGCCGCTGCCTACTACCCCTACGATCACACCCTCAGCCAGTACCAGTATGACAGGTAAGCGCTGCCACACGCACgatcccccccccccttcccccttccaaccTTTCTCGCCaaccccccctccacccccgcCCCCCCACGCCTTCACTCCCGACCCACCGCGGGGACCTGCCTCCTCGCCTCCCAGCATCTCCCTCCCGGCTCCAGCGGtgcctcctccctttcccccatcTAAAGGTCCCTCTCCCGCCGGCAGACCCGCTCGGGGTCCTCTGGCCCCCGGGGGGCGGCAGGGGGGAGGAGTTCCCTCTCCACTGGGAAGGCAATTACATTTTCCTGCCTGGAGTCAGGCTTAGGCGCCCGGGCATCTCTGGTATGTTTATTAGTTTTAAACCAGCGCAAAGCCACTTCCACCCCGTTTCAAGCTCTGAGGCCCATTGGGCGTCGATGACCTTTCCTGGAGGATGTGCATTAAATATTCAGTCGCAGCCCAGTGTCTTCTGCGTTAGGTTTTCTTTAATTCCAGGAACAAAAGGGTAGGAGAGGTTAGTAATAAAAGGAGTAAgaggaaatatatttctattaaCAGTTACACCCTGGGGTCACCCAGATGTATTCTGTTCGGAGAGGACTGATCAAACAACAGCAAAGAGGGGTTTCTGTGCGTTCGCATGCTGCTAGGATTTCCCTGCTGCCCGAAACGCTGACATTGACTTTACCGCGAATAAAGGCAGGCagtttcttccctctttccgCCCCCACTGCCACGGCGAAGCGGGGATTTGCattgccctgtgctgctgcttagGTGAACGAGCCCTTCGCCCTCGCCTTTTCCTCGGCCTGAGTCCTCCAGGCAGGTCGCTCTCCTTAAAGCCGATCTGTCCTCGTCCATCTCCGCCCACTCCCAGCCACCCTCTCCCCACGGGGTCGGTGGCTCAAGCAAGGATTCAGTACCCTAGTGCCGGAACCCTGGGATGCTGCGCGGGGCAGGTCCATGGGGACAAGGACCAAGGTGTCACGCTGCGGGtgctctcctgtccctgcaggtaCGGCACGATGGACGGTGGAACGAGGAGGAAAAACGCCACCCGGGAGACCACCAGCACGCTGAAGGCCTGGCTGCAGGAGCACCGCAAGAACCCCTACCCCACCAAGGGCGAGAAGATCATGCTGGCCATCATCACCAAGATGACCCTCACCCAGGTCTCCACCTGGTTCGCCAACGCCCGACGGCGGCTCAAGAAGGAGAACAAGATGACCTGGCCGCCGCGGAACAAGTGCTCGGACGAGAAGAGGCCCtacgaggaagaggaggaggaggaggaagaggaaggctcTCAAGAAGAGGCGATGAAGAGCGGGAAAGCCGAGGGTACCCTGCTGCTAAGGGGCAATTGGGGGTCCTGCCCCGGGGCGGGGGTGGGGGCAGCTCGGAGCCGCCGGTGACCGTGTGTCTTCTTTTTGCCGTCCCTTCCCCCGCAGAGCCCACGggcaaggaggagaaggagctggagctcAGCGACCTGGACGAGTTGGACGCCGCCGAGTCGGAGAGCTCGGAGTGCGAGCTGAGACGGCCCTTCCCGCACCCTGTCCCGCACCAGGGCGGCAGCCACCCGCCGCGGGCCACCGAGCCCCCCGCCAAGCTGCCACCGCCGCCGGCCGCcgccgaggaggaggaggaggcagcggAGCGGGCGAGGAGCTGCTTGAAGACTGCGGCGGAGTGCGGCCCCGACCCGCTGGGCGCCCGGCAGTCCAAAATGTGCTTCCAgcaggggcagcagctgctggaggccAAGCCCAGGATCTGGTCCCTGGCTCACACCGCCACGTCCCTCAACCAAGCCGAATACCCCTCCTGCATGCTGAAGCGGCAGGGGGGCTCGGCGGCCGCCGCCGTCCCCGCCCCGGCCATCGACAGGCACCAGGATTCGCCTGTCACCAACCTCAGGAACTGGGTGGACGGGGTGTTTCACGACCCCCTGTTCAGGCACAGTACTTTGAACCAAGCCTTGAGCAACACGACAGTTTCCTGGGCTACCACCAAAGGAGCCATCCTGGAAACGGGCGCCTTGGGACGCGCGGTGGGGAACGGCGCCGCCGTGCTCAAGGGGCAGCTCGCAAACCTGGCCCACCATGACTCGAACAAAGAGTTCCTCGCCTTCCCCAAAGCGGgcagcaaaatgttttgttcctAACGGGCCCGCCGAGGACTTCCTAAGGCTTGAAGAGTCAGACACACTGAAAAGAGACTTGCGAGAgttcaaatacaattttttttatatatatataaagcaaCACAAACGAGGATTTAACGTTCAGTTTGCTCAATTCAACAGACAGACTTTGCTCATTGCTGTCCTGAAGAATAACTCCTGGCTGCGACTTTAAGGGATCAATGTCGTGAAAAGTTATTTAATTCCATGtccaaaaaagagaaaaaaaaaaaaaaaaaaaaaaaaagaagcacgTACTATAGCTTAGACCTACTTAAAAAGTTTACATCCGAAAGTTTACAAACGGgaaattttaattcagatttaatttAAGGCATGCCGACATTAGTTATAAAGACTTTCGAGagttttttcctcctgattttCTTGTTAGCATATACTTCACAAACAGCACTTCTACTAAGTTTACACCTACTGCACAATATTtatcttgacaaaaaaaaaaaaaagagaatatgtTAAAGGTATGTTCACTCCAATAAATTGTCTGTTTCAGAGGTAACACAAGTGGTGGCGTTTTGCATTATGCAACAAAACACCTTTTAGGTTTCAAAATCCCCCCTCGGAGCCGCTCCCAGTAATGCCAAGGACTGTCAACAGGCTGCcgggagggggagaaaagcgGCACGGCGAGGGAGGATGGAGCTGCGGGAGGGATGCTTGGCTGCTCCAAAGCTTTCCCGTGTCCCCGCTGAGGCGGGGTGGGAGCATCTTCCCCCCTTCCCGAGCTGCGGCCGGGCGGGGGTTTTCGGCCGCAAAGGGCTGGGCTTAAGCAGCAATTGATTCACATGGAAAATGTGATCTTTTAAAAGAACCGTTTTagctttccagctcctctgccGCTATGGAGAATCGCTGATCCTCCAtgaatatttcagcatttcaggaCAGATGCTTTCCCGTTTTGACATTAAATAGAGTGCAGCCAacataaaagagagagaggaagagcgCTCTCGACGTGTGATTCAGGAGCACTAGCAGCCAATTTACCACTTAGACCACAGGcgtttaaaatatttcctcttcttcctgggaACGAGAACAAAGTTTACTGATCCCTAGACCGGCAGAGAGGGACGACTGCTGGCAAAGAGGCGGCGAGGCAATAGCAGACCCGGTTTAGCCAGACCGGCCTAAACCCCCTGAGCTGCGCTGCCCGGGGATGCGAGGGAAAACCGACAGAGCCCGAAGGACCGAGCTGACACTGGACAAGCAGAAGACCTTTTCCTGTCTCCTGGCCTCCTCGCCCATCCCACCTCTACGGCTCCCCGCCAGCGCCCTCGCActccaataaataaataaataagaatgcAGTGTgggagatatatatatacacacacaagcacacGTATCTATCCatctatacatatatataaaggCAACGATAAACGCAACCGAGACAGCACCCAGCCGAAACATAACATCCTCCAGCCGGCAAAGTTTCTAGCGAGACCTGTTAGTGCAAGAACTGAATAAAGGAATCCGGGTGCGGAGATCAGATCAagcccttcccctccctgcgAGCAGCCGTAATTGGATTGTATCCAGTCATATTCCCTGTCATTGTATTGACTTTCGCTCTCTTGGATGATATTATCGAGATCACTGAACCCCTCTGCTGATCTGGCTGTCAAAAGGCTCAGACAGGAGCCCCCGGCCTGGAAAACGTGCATCAGCCAAGATAATTTGaagtgaaattttcattttgacagtAAACCCCTCAATTTCTAAAGGCTCTGCACCCAGAGAGCTCGGTGGCAGGGGGAGGCTTTACAGAAAGCCCACGTCTTAAACTGAAAAGGGCAAAAGAACTCGAATTAGTTGTAATAGATAAAAGGGCAAAAATAAAGAGTCAAGGGTACTTGACAGTAATAGCGAAAGTGGAGTCTCCGGGGAGCCGCGATCTCAGCTAAAGGCTGGGCCGGCAGGAATTTTAATGCAGCCGGGGCGGCCGGCGAGCTTTGCCTCTGAAACCCTTTAGacaaagcaaattatttccAGCCAAACTAAGGAGGTGAGGGTGAAGAAGGcgagaaagagggaaaggaggaaagacgAGGGTTTGCCTGCTCTCAAACCACTGGTAAAGGCAAGACGGATGAGTGGGGAAACCCTCGCTGCCTTCTGCGATGGGAATTTCGAAGGCAGGAGGTCTGTGTGAGCGCGAGCCTTGCTGTGTGTGCGGGGACCGGGCGGCGTGGCTCCCGGTGGACTTCACCTTTCGTGCCACAGAGGCTctttggggcaggaggggactTCATTCTTGCTGCCGACACTGCCACAGcccagtgtgtgtgtgtgtgtgagagagagagagagacagagagaccGTGTGCGTGCAAGGAGAGGGCTCCTCAGCCCAAACCCGAGCacccgccccgccgccccgggtTCCAGGGCTCGCAGCTATAAATCATCACTGACCGGCGCTGGCTCGGTCGGCGACGCAATTTGGCCAGCTCGTCGTTTGGCAGGATAGTCCTCCCATCCCCAGGACTTACAACGGACGGGATACACAGTGGGCAACCCCACAGGGGCACTGAAATGTCATAAGCCAAAAGAAAAGCGGATCAAAGCTCTATCCCATCATTTTTCGTGTCACTGTCGTTACAAAACAAGTTTGAGTAAGTTTGTGTCTGTTAACAAGCCCAGATCCCTCAAGAACCCGGGAATGGCCATGTATTAAATCTGGGAGGTGTGAGGGTGTCTGTCTGAGCTCACACACATCAAAACATCACCTGTCCTGAGATGAGACTGTATAAATTGCGAGGGAGTGGGGGAAATAGCTTCTTGCTTTGGTACACCCACCTTATCTCTAGATCAGCCGTAAAATGCAGGGTTTTTTCAAAAGgttgttgtttccttttttaaaaaaagagtgtgagaaattaattttgccaTTTGGTTCAATAGCACAAGTCAAAGATCAGGTTCAGCTGCTTTGGAGGAAGCTAAGAGGCTGAAAGGGAGAGCCGTGAGGCTCGTATGGCCgtacaaagcagaaatataaaggcagagtgggaaagaaaagggagggagaaaaaacatcATAGAGAAACGGCTTGAAACTGAGAGACTCTAAATCATTCAGCCATGGCAAATTCAAACACACAAAGGAGGGGATGCTAAATTAACAGTGCTTTTTACATAGAGCCCAAATAAAACTGTAATCAGCGACGCGTTACTTTTCATTAAGCGAGTTTGACAGCAGCATATTCAGCCTCGACAAGGGAACAGGAGCGAAGAAATATACGGCTCTCCCAGCCCGAGTCATAAGATAATTCCTTAAGCTCCATTAACAACTCTTAGCCGCAGGAAATGGGCTCCCTGAAAACATCTCCAAATCTAAAAGCTTTATCGACCTCTCAAACCTCTGCTGATggttctatttttttaaaaaaaaacttagagGCGAGACGTCCAGCAAGGTAATAGACTTTGACACAACACCTTCTTaactagagagagagagaggcagggaAAACGAGACCttaaatgatatttaaaagGCAGCCAATTAAGATTTAAAATGATTGTCTCCTGAGATTATGCATGTGATTTATGtcatctacttttttttttcccaggcatGCATTCAAAATTGCAAGGGCCATATTGCCTATTGcttaaacaataataataataacaacaatagaACAAACAGGAGCAATTAACAATCAACTCTCACATAATCCTAATTGCTAATTTAGGAAAGGGTTGGTGTTTAGGTAACCTGATTACAGAACACCTTGCGACAGCCAGCTCATTTATAGGCGGCTAATTAAAAGACATAGATAAAATGATACACGTTTCCTGTTAATGTTTAGgagcacatttatttttatcctgAGTTCACATTTGACTGTTAAAGTTGCA is part of the Cuculus canorus isolate bCucCan1 chromosome 2, bCucCan1.pri, whole genome shotgun sequence genome and harbors:
- the IRX4 gene encoding iroquois-class homeodomain protein IRX-4, with product MSYPQFGYPYSSAPQFLMSTNSLTTCCESSGRTLADSGAAASAQTPVYCPVYESRLLATARHELNSAAALGVYGSPYAGPQGYGNYVTYGTEAPAFYSLNSLEAKDGSGSAHAGIAPAAAYYPYDHTLSQYQYDRYGTMDGGTRRKNATRETTSTLKAWLQEHRKNPYPTKGEKIMLAIITKMTLTQVSTWFANARRRLKKENKMTWPPRNKCSDEKRPYEEEEEEEEEEGSQEEAMKSGKAEEPTGKEEKELELSDLDELDAAESESSECELRRPFPHPVPHQGGSHPPRATEPPAKLPPPPAAAEEEEEAAERARSCLKTAAECGPDPLGARQSKMCFQQGQQLLEAKPRIWSLAHTATSLNQAEYPSCMLKRQGGSAAAAVPAPAIDRHQDSPVTNLRNWVDGVFHDPLFRHSTLNQALSNTTVSWATTKGAILETGALGRAVGNGAAVLKGQLANLAHHDSNKEFLAFPKAGSKMFCS